Part of the Haemophilus influenzae genome is shown below.
TTTTTTAAGAGCAGGCATTCAAGCAATATTGGCGATTTTAATGATCGATCTTGGGAATATTTATCTTGATCATCTTGGTCAAATTTTAGGGCCTTTCCAATTAACGCTCGGTTCAATTGGTTTGATTATTACCGTTTTTGCTACTATTGCGATTATTAATGCCTTTAATATGATTGATGGTATTGATGGATTGCTTGGGGGACTCTCTTGTGTTTCTTTTGCGGCGATTGGTATTTTAATGTATCGAGATGGGCAAATGGATATGGCGCATTGGAGTTTTGCTTTAATCGTATCGATTTTACCTTATTTGATGCTCAATCTAGGGATTCCATTTGGACCAAAATATAAGGTGTTTATGGGGGATGCTGGGAGCACATTAATTGGCTTTACCATTATTTGGATTTTGTTATTGAGTACGCAAGGAAAAGGGCATCCGATGAATCCAGTAACCGCACTTTGGATTATTGCGATTCCTTTGATTGATATGGTTGCGATTATTTATCGCCGTGTACGTAAAGGTAAAAGCCCATTCCGTCCAGATCGTTTACATGTTCATCATTTAATGGTAAGAGCGGGTTTAACATCAAGACAAGCCTTTTTATTGATTACGTTTGTTTCTGCAGTTTGTGCAACTATCGGTATTTTAGGGGAAGTTTATTATGTGAATGAGTGGGCGATGTTTGTTGGCTTTTTCATTTTATTTTTCCTTTATGTCTATTCAATTACGCATGCATGGCGAATTACCCGTTGGGTAAGAAGAATGAAAC
Proteins encoded:
- the wecA gene encoding UDP-N-acetylglucosamine--undecaprenyl-phosphate N-acetylglucosaminephosphotransferase — protein: MLSIFVTFLGAFLTLIVMRPLANWIGLVDKPNYRKRHQGTIPLIGGVSLFVGNLCYYLMEWDQLRLPYLYLFSIFVLLAIGILDDRFDISPFLRAGIQAILAILMIDLGNIYLDHLGQILGPFQLTLGSIGLIITVFATIAIINAFNMIDGIDGLLGGLSCVSFAAIGILMYRDGQMDMAHWSFALIVSILPYLMLNLGIPFGPKYKVFMGDAGSTLIGFTIIWILLLSTQGKGHPMNPVTALWIIAIPLIDMVAIIYRRVRKGKSPFRPDRLHVHHLMVRAGLTSRQAFLLITFVSAVCATIGILGEVYYVNEWAMFVGFFILFFLYVYSITHAWRITRWVRRMKRRAKRLKKA